The Pyrenophora tritici-repentis strain M4 chromosome 10, whole genome shotgun sequence genome contains a region encoding:
- a CDS encoding DnaJ, DnaJ-class molecular chaperone with C-terminal Zn finger domain protein — protein MAPAVSKHDHYVVLQVRPGAPHEEIKASYRRLARLHHPDKNIGCIEATANTQLINAAWEVLSDVVKRQEYDRTRPKPTASKSSGPSSPNPNASTGSGPKPPNPTASASSGPKPQKPTASTSSGPKPAKPSPTTSSEQDDRSTPRQPDTTAQDEARAEAASNAKRQEWLNFEKYQEQQIRESVKVVNPLEALLSFLDAKIKENRAKLAANEPNAWSIFSYFKKRLSEEEKGELRKECVDLENVMRIQRISLDKANMQLQELRDELARREAQESVRLSSEKFEAQRRERARKAEAQEARWREQARQQAQQRAEREQREAAARKEADRARRERDRDLEEYLARLRAANEAAARNQQEQTKKRQAEQHAEEKRGKTSETCKHKAWWDKIEGRHDCGYCTAILYKFSQRCPGCGIASCDSCRRVLQAGGTPSVDHSRHGGNGRREEYHFWD, from the exons ATGGCTCCCGCAGTTTCTAAGCACGACCACTACGTTGTCTTGCAGGTGAGGCCTGGCGCGCCTCACGAGGAAATCAAAGCTTCATATCGACGACTCGCTCGACTCCACCATCCCGACAAGAACATTGGATGTATAGAGGCTACTGCAAATACACAGCTT ATCAACGCGGCCTGGGAAGTCCTTAGCGATGTAGTCAAAAGACAGGAGTATGACAGGACTCGCCCAAAACCTACTGCCTCAAAAAGTAGCGGTCCCAGTTCACCAAACCCTAATGCCTCAACAGGTAGCGGTCCCAAGCCACCAAACCCTACTGCCTCAGCAAGTAGCGGCCCCAAACCACAAAAACCTACTGCCTCAACAAGTAGCGGTCCCAAACCAGCAAAACCTTCCCCTACGACATCATCGGAGCAAGATGATCGGTCCACTCCTCGGCAGCCAGATACTACGGCGCAAGATGAGGCACGGGCAGAAGCTGCAAGCAATGCAAAGCGACAAGAATGGCTCAACTTCGAGAAATACCAAGAGCAGCAGATACGCGAATCTGTCAAAGTCGTTAATCCGCTCGAGGCCTTACTCTCTTTCCTTGATGCTAAGATTAAGGAAAATAGGGCGAAGCTTGCAGCCAATGAGCCGAACGCCTGGAGTATATTCTCATATTTCAAGAAGAGACTgagtgaagaagaaaagGGTGAGCTTAGGAAGGAGTGTGTTGATCTTGAAAATGTTATGAGGATCCAGCGAATATCTCTTGATAAGGCGAATATGCAGTTGCAGGAACTTAGAGATGAGCTAGCACGTCGAGAAGCTCAAGAGAGTGTACGGCTCTCTAGTGAAAAATTTGAAGCACAGAGAAGGGAACGAGCCCGCAAGGCGGAGGCACAGGAAGCGAGATGGAGGGAGCAGGCAAGACAACAAGCTCAGCAACGAGCAGAGCGAGAACAGAGAGAAGCGGCTGCTAGAAAAGAAGCAGACCGTGCACGTCGAGAGCGAGATAGAGATTTGGAAGAGTATTTGGCGCGGTTGAGGGCGGCCAATGAGGCTGCCGCACGCAATCAGCAGGAGCAAACCAAGAAGCGGCAAGCTGAACAGCATGCGGAGGAAAAGCGGGGAAAGACATCTGAAACCTGTAAACACAAGGCTTGGTGGGACAAGATTGAAGGCCGCCATGACTGTGGATACTGCACAGCAATCCTATACAAGTTTTCGCAACGATGTCCAGGCTGCGGCATCGCATCTTGTGATTCTTGTAGGCGTGTGCTGCAAGCTGGCGGTACCCCATCAGTTGATCATAGCCGCCATGGCGGGAACGGGCGAAGAGAAGAGTACCACTTCTGGGATTAA
- a CDS encoding ABM multi-domain protein, with translation MSEPITEVAYLPLKPSLDLSSGEAKEVWQSTLRTIASQPGFKTGYWGKQIENPDTLQLVIDWDSLSSHQAFMSSPAYTPFLETLGDKILGGSPTLIHISFSSSPTPSSEPLSAPVTECINSFFEPTYDQSHYTTQFSQFGEKAAAIPGVKAIGLAGGWSVEKLPHENLGEGVEGNVFNVFIGWPSVEAHMEFRGTQHFGEVIPMLRDGPKTMKMWHVAFEKFE, from the exons ATGTCCGAACCCATCACCGAAGTCGCCTACCTGCCTCTCAAACCCTCTCTTGATCTCTCCTCTGGTGAAGCAAAGGAAGTGTGGCAATCAACTCTGCGCACCATAGCCTCGCAACCCGGTTTCAAAACCGGATACTGGGGCAAACAAATCGAGAACCCAGATACCCTACAGCTAGTCATTG ACTGGGACTCCCTCTCCTCCCACCAAGCCTTCATGTCCAGCCCAGCCTACACTCCCTTCCTCGAAACCCTTGGAGACAAAATCCTAGGCGGCTCCCCCACTCTCATTCACATCAGTTTCTCCTCCTCGCCTACACCATCTTCCGAACCACTCTCCGCACCCGTAACCGAATGCATAAACAGCTTCTTCGAGCCCACCTACGACCAATCGCACTACACCACCCAGTTCTCGCAATTCGGCGAAAAAGCCGCCGCGATACCGGGTGTAAAAGCCATAGGCCTAGCTGGGGGCTGGAGTGTAGAGAAGCTGCCACATGAGAACTTGGGCGAGGGGGTCGAAGGAAACGTTTTCAATGTCTTTATTGGGTGGCCAAGTGTCGAGGCGCATATGGAGTTCAGGGGCACGCAGCATTTTGGAGAAGTGATACCTATGTTGAGAGATGGACCGAAGACGATGAAGATGTGGCATGTTGCTTTTGAGAAGTTTGAGTAA
- a CDS encoding DUF2962 domain containing protein, with protein sequence MVSNRLDKVTKKITKKKGKNPNLHEGSRDTQRLQSAAQRDDKLNRLSKVREHQNRPYLLRTKSFQSYTTEHDSPVSVPEIQAMIEDYLGRDDEEVAKLKAERRPGRPPSTRQTLLEANQKTEQDEYASGFWVPDLEDVINLRKLKEWNGQWAQLATLKFARISKEGFKKESSFPPKGMS encoded by the exons ATGGTCAGCAATCGCCTCGACAAGGTCACCAAGAAGATTACAAAGAAGAAGGGAAAGAACCCCAACTTGCATGAAGGCAGTCGGGACACACAGCGCCTACAGAGCGCAGCGCAGAGAGACGACAAGCTCAACCGCCTATCCAAAGTCCGAGAACACCAAAATCGCCCTTATT TGCTAAGAACAAAATCCTTTCAGTCATATACCACAGAGCATGATTCACCAGTCAGCGTCCCAGAGATCCAGGCCATGATTGAGGACTACCTGGGCCGAGATGACGAAGAAGTCGCAAAACTGAAAGCAGAGCGTCGTCCAGGACGCCCACCGTCCACCCGTCAAACTCTTCTTGAAGCCAACCAAAAAACTGAGCAAGACGAGTATGCCTCCGGATTCTGGGTGCCTGACCTCGAGGATGTGATCAACTTGCGCAAGCTGAAAGAGTGGAACGGTCAATGGGCGCAGCTCGCCACGCTCAAATTTGCTAGAATTTCAAAAGAAGGATTCAAGAAAGAATCGAGCTTTCCACCAAAGGGCATGTCATGA
- a CDS encoding Exo, 5'-3' exonuclease (including N-terminal domain PolI) → MGISGLLPLLKSVQKPCNLKKYAGQTIGVDTYGWLHRGTAACAIDLALDKPTTKYVDFVMNRVHMLIHFGITPYLVFDGDNLPSKAGTEKDRRERRKEGKRLGLELLKVGKAAQAQQELQKSVDVTPEMARMVIEELKHHNIQYVVAPYEADSQLAYLERKGIINGVLSEDSDLLVFGVKCLITKLDKYGDCIEVNRNHFTACREVSFVGWSDADFRRMCILSGCDYLPGIGGLGLKTAHRMLRKHKTVDRLVKAVQFDGKLKVPAGFMADFDQAEKTFLYQWVYCPIDKKLVNLTPVNDGISLADMPYLGEEVPSDLATGVARGDLYPRTKLPMNVDSNTKPSGQPLVPSRRASAVVQTPDAKGSKPIDSFFKPKRTPLAELSPNCFTPSPSQQVLLEQQRRTSGWAAVPAPISRLQQQYPPPPSTAPQPRRTSSDPTAGRRSVPHPSKRQRLCTDSVSDAPAAGGEGVVRSQFFTSNTPEPSPSLNRTKMNRRKTDQDFELYSDDSMQEAIAAVADLEEFASKSKKKLRIFSDTQAVMRCESQSTVTSRGSTAQSQDTLGTLTPASSHGSPEPETVFSAAISSQMSELRSKFIYKAAVVPSPTPCMPRAAKARLERRYTEIRQPVPPPIEPTLASLATVADSVVRGTPPPVDDEEEIADSAWANMEAEVVVAASSPPHMTPAKRRRSSLKGSEDFLVPDSDAESECSPRKPMFNLARFAFPG, encoded by the exons ATGGGTATCTCAG GGCTTCTTCCACTGCTCAAATCCGTCCAGAAGCCATGTAATCTCAAGAAGTACGCTGGCCAGACGATTGGCGTAGATACATATGGCTGGCTACATCGTGGCACTGCTGCCTGTGCTATTGATCTGGCACTTGACAAGCCGACGACCAA ATATGTCGACTTTGTCATGAATCGCGTCCATATGCTCATCCACTTCGGAATAACGCCCTACCTCGTGTTTGATGGAGACAACCTACCGAGTAAAGCTGGCACAGAGAAGGATaggagggagaggaggaAGGAGGGCAAGAGACTGGGTCTGGAGCTTCTCAAGGTTGGAAAGGCAGCACAGGCGCAACAGGAATTGCAGAAGAGCGTGGATGTAACGCCCGAGATGGCGCGCATGGTCATCGAAGAGCTGAAGCACCACAATATTCAGTATGTCGTCGCACCTTACGAAGCCGACTCGCAGCTAGCATACTTGGAACGCAAGGGCATCATCAATGGCGTGCTATCAGAAGACTCCGACTTGCTTGTCTTTGGCGTCAAGTGTCTGATAACAAAGCTCGACAAGTACGGAGACTGCATCGAGGTCAATCGGAACCACTTCACTGCCTGCCGAGAGGTTAGCTTTGTAGGCTGGTCCGATGCCGACTTTCGAAGGATGTGCATTCTCAGTGGCTGCGACTATTTACCGGGCATTGGTGGTCTGGGGCTGAAAACTGCTCATCGAATGCTGCGCAAGCACAAGACTGTCGACCGCCTTGTCAAAGCCGTTCAATTCGACGGAAAGCTCAAAGTACCTGCCGGGTTCATGGCCGACTTTGATCAGGCGGAGAAGACGTTCTTGTACCAATGGGTATACTGCCCAATCGACAAAAAGCTCGTCAACCTCACACCAGTGAATGACGGCATCAGTCTCGCCGACATGCCGTACTTGGGGGAAGAGGTACCATCAGACCTCGCTACTGGTGTTGCGCGAGGCGATCTATATCCACGCACAAAGCTGCCAATGAATGTCGACAGCAATACTAAGCCCAGCGGCCAGCCTCTCGTCCCGTCCCGAAGAGCGTCAGCAGTCGTGCAAACGCCCGACGCAAAGGGCTCGAAGCCGATCGACTCGTTCTTCAAACCCAAGCGCACCCCTTTGGCCGAGTTAAGCCCAAACTGCTTCACGCCATCACCAAGCCAGCAAGTATTGCTCGAGCAGCAGCGTAGGACCAGTGGTTGGGCTGCAGTGCCTGCTCCCATATCACGATTGCAGCAGCAATACCCACCACCTCCCAGTACGGCGCCGCAACCGAGACGAACATCGTCGGATCCTACTGCAGGTAGACGTTCTGTACCCCACCCTTCTAAAAGACAACGACTTTGCACCGACTCAGTTTCCGATGCCCCTGCAGCAGGCGGAGAGGGGGTTGTGCGAAGTCAATTCTTCACTTCCAATACGCCAGAGCCAAGCCCTTCGCTGAACCGTACAAAGATGAACAGAAGGAAGACGGACCAAGACTTTGAGCTTTACTCAGATGATTCTATGCAAGAGGCCATCGCAGCAGTCGCTGACTTGGAAGAATTTGCGTCGAAATCAAAGAAGAAGTTACGAATCTTCAGCGACACACAAGCAGTCATGAGATGCGAATCACAGTCAACTGTAACTTCGAGAGGCAGCACTGCCCAGTCACAAGATACTCTTGGCACCCTTACACCGGCATCGTCGCATGGCAGCCCGGAACCAGAGACGGTTTTTAGCGCTGCCATCTCGTCTCAGATGAGTGAACTGCGATCGAAGTTCATCTACAAGGCGGCAGTAGTACCTTCGCCGACCCCATGCATGCCCCGGGCCGCCAAAGCCCGCCTGGAAAGACGGTATACTGAAATAAGGCAGCCTGTGCCGCCACCTATAGAGCCGACTTTGGCATCACTTGCAACTGTAGCAGATTCAGTTGTTCGTGGAACCCCGCCTCCTGTGGATGACGAGGAAGAGATTGCAGACTCTGCTTGGGCCAATATGGAAGCAGAGGTTGTTGTGGCTGCAAGCTCTCCGCCTCATATGACGCCTGCGAAGAGGAGAAGATCATCGCTAAAGGGAAGCGAGGATTTCCTGGTACCTGACAGCGATGCAGAGAGCGAATGTTCGCCTCGGAAACCCATGTTTAACCTTGCGCGATTTGCATTTCCCGGCTAG